From Syntrophaceae bacterium, one genomic window encodes:
- a CDS encoding EF-hand domain-containing protein, with translation MVSGISSSGSSSIYELRQQMFRRIGSNEGGSSGKSGMAGYAGESSSMSAGALSSSLGTDQSGLIGMLENDSGLAKMDQQMKGGGMSAPPPPPGEVFDTADADGDGYVTEDELTAVLGDGGGDISELFSRVDTDGDGLISEAEDEAFRESMASTEKNGLADGGTGGIGGQDWRARMFETMQQGFSAAASSGFSTSFYA, from the coding sequence ATGGTAAGTGGAATCAGCAGCAGCGGCAGCTCCTCAATTTACGAGTTGAGGCAGCAGATGTTCAGGAGGATTGGCAGCAACGAAGGCGGGTCGTCCGGCAAATCCGGGATGGCCGGCTATGCCGGGGAGAGTTCGTCCATGTCTGCGGGCGCGCTTTCTTCTTCCCTGGGAACAGACCAGAGCGGCCTGATCGGCATGCTGGAGAATGATTCGGGTCTGGCAAAGATGGATCAGCAGATGAAGGGTGGCGGCATGTCGGCACCGCCGCCTCCGCCCGGCGAGGTTTTCGACACGGCCGACGCGGATGGAGACGGTTACGTCACCGAGGATGAACTCACCGCCGTCCTGGGGGACGGTGGAGGGGACATCAGCGAGCTGTTCAGCCGGGTCGACACGGACGGCGACGGACTCATCTCCGAGGCCGAGGATGAGGCGTTCCGGGAAAGCATGGCGTCAACGGAGAAGAACGGTCTTGCCGACGGCGGCACGGGCGGCATCGGCGGCCAGGATTGGCGGGCCAGGATGTTCGAGACGATGCAGCAGGGTTTCAGCGCGGCTGCATCATCCGGCTTCTCGACGTCTTTTTACGCGTAG